The Methanobrevibacter olleyae genomic interval AGTTTTAAACATGATGGATGAGCTTGAAAAGATGGGAGCGTCTATAGATGCAGAAGCTTTATCCCATGAACTTGGAATTCCTATTGTTTTAACTTCTGCAGCAGAAAATAATGGATTGGATAATTTAAAGCACACTATAGTTAATTATGATTCTATAGAAGATGATATATTAAAAAATTCTGATACTTTACTCGATGTAGATTACGGAAGCTCAATTGAAAGATCTATTTCTGAAATTAAAAATAATATTAAAGGTAAATATCCTGTTTCTAAAAGATACTTAGCAGTTTCTTTACTTGAAGGTGATGCAGACAGTGAAAATTTAGTAAAAGAAACTGAAGATTATACACAATTATCCCAAATAATTAATGATGAAAGGGCTAAATTTGATAAGCCTCTAAAATATTTAACAAAGCTAAGATTAGCAGATTATGCTAAATATATCAAATCAAATTACACTACGATTGATAGTGTAAATACTCATGATTCTGATAGTTTTGCTGAGAAATTAAGCAGAATTATGATTCATCCAGTTTACGGACTAATTATACTTGCTTGTGTATTATATTTCGGTCTTTATTTAATCGTTGGAGTATTAGGTGCAGGTATACTTGTAGACTTTTTAGAAAATACTATCTTTGGAGAGTACATTAACCCTGCACTAACTGATATAATTCTCCAATATATTCCTTGGGTACCAATTCAAAACCTATTTGTTGGTGAATACGGTATTGTAACCCTTGGTTTAACCTATGGATTTGGTATTATTTTGCCAATTGTATCTCTCTTCTTTATTGTATTTTCAATACTTGAAGATAGTGGATACCTACCAAGACTAGCTCTTTTGGTTGATAATGGATTTAAAAAGATTGGTTTAAGTGGAAGAAGTGTTATTCCATTTGTTCTAGCTGTTGGTTGTGGAAGTATGGCAACAATGGTTACAAGAACATTAGAAACAAAAAGAGAACGTAATATTGCTACAATGCTTATGGCTTTAACAATTCCTTGTTCAGCACAGCTTGGAGTTATTATGGCTTTACTTTCTGCCCGTCCAAAGTCTATTTGGATTTGGCTTGCTGTAATTATATTTGACTTTGTTTTAATTGGTTATCTTGCAAAAAGATTTGTTCCAGGATCACAACCAAGTTTTTTTATGGAGTTACCTCCTCTTCGATTGCCTAAATTATCAAATATTGCTAAAAAGACTTGGACACGTCTTGTAATGTATATTAAAGAATTAATTCCCATATTTGTATTGATCAGTGTAATTATTTGGGCACTTGATTTATGTGGTATTTTCCAATGGATTATATATTGTATAAGTCCTTTTGTTAATGCTATTGGCCTTCCAAGTTCAACAAGTTCTTCATTTGTTCTTGGATTCTTTAGAAGAGACTTTGGTGCTGCAGGATTAATGACAATTCAAAGTCAATTAACTGGTGTTCAACTACTTGTTGCATCTATTACTTTAACATTGTTTTTACCATGTGTAGCTCAGTTAATGATTATGATTAAGGAAAGAGGTCTAAAACTAGCTACCTTCATTGCAATATTAAGTATAGTTCTTGCATTTACTATGGGTTTTATTGTAAATCTTTTGTTACATGCTTTTAATGTTGTACTTTAAAATTTTGAGATTGATTATATATTTAACTATATATTAAACTTTAGATTAAGCTTTAGATTAAATTTTAGATTAAACCTTAGGCTTAATTAGAAAAATTATTAAATTAGGATGTTAATATGATTGAAAATTTAGAAAATACTAAGCAACCACAGGATAATATTATTAAATGTGAATTCTGTGGTTTCAGATTTCAAAAATGTGATGGAGTAAGCTGTGATTCATGTCCAATTAATTGTAAAACTATTAAATGTCCTAATTGTGGATATGAAATATTACCTGAATCTAAATCTTATAATTTCTTAGAAAATAAATTTAAAAAATTAAAAGCAGATTATTTAAATAAATTTAAAAAAATTAAAAGCAGATTATTTAAATAAATTTAAATTAAAAGCTGTTTATTAAGATAAAATTAAAAAATAAAAAAATTATAATAGTTTCTATA includes:
- the feoB gene encoding ferrous iron transport protein B, whose protein sequence is MTKINSKINSETKNLNKKDKSYYKNILLIGSPNVGKSLTFNKLTGMTAMVSNYPGTTVDIDEGNFTYNNKTVHITDPPGLYDLNTITEEERVAKLLVLDEEFDLMVHIVDAKNIEKSIDLTLQLIDAGKEVILVLNMMDELEKMGASIDAEALSHELGIPIVLTSAAENNGLDNLKHTIVNYDSIEDDILKNSDTLLDVDYGSSIERSISEIKNNIKGKYPVSKRYLAVSLLEGDADSENLVKETEDYTQLSQIINDERAKFDKPLKYLTKLRLADYAKYIKSNYTTIDSVNTHDSDSFAEKLSRIMIHPVYGLIILACVLYFGLYLIVGVLGAGILVDFLENTIFGEYINPALTDIILQYIPWVPIQNLFVGEYGIVTLGLTYGFGIILPIVSLFFIVFSILEDSGYLPRLALLVDNGFKKIGLSGRSVIPFVLAVGCGSMATMVTRTLETKRERNIATMLMALTIPCSAQLGVIMALLSARPKSIWIWLAVIIFDFVLIGYLAKRFVPGSQPSFFMELPPLRLPKLSNIAKKTWTRLVMYIKELIPIFVLISVIIWALDLCGIFQWIIYCISPFVNAIGLPSSTSSSFVLGFFRRDFGAAGLMTIQSQLTGVQLLVASITLTLFLPCVAQLMIMIKERGLKLATFIAILSIVLAFTMGFIVNLLLHAFNVVL